A genomic window from Labrus bergylta chromosome 7, fLabBer1.1, whole genome shotgun sequence includes:
- the LOC109999933 gene encoding serine/threonine-protein kinase WNK1-like isoform X3 has product MSVKPDDKMVKFLAPPQKSGNGPSSGSDSMVSECRPTEVRRRHHTMERDRCNPEHRFLRRSVISDSNATALALPLPSKIPIPAPQRVQLREAVPQRQQATVSSHLPRAEPSSAHNEVSAVGGGGQEGKDIKIAKVNVVPSEQEPAIVQDICDGEVVVSAHSSPRLGTEVQSQTEPESTAEVKEHHGEEGEEEDKSAKARAEAEQREAEKRVQDDIEEAETKAVGTSPDGRFLKFDIEIGRGSFKTVYKGLDTETTVEVAWCELQDRKLSKTERQRFKEEAGMLNGLQHPNIVRFYDSWEGPSKGRKCIVLVTELMTSGTLKTYLKRFKVMKIKVLRSWCRQILKGLHFLHTRAPPIIHRDLKCDNIFITGPTGSVKIGDLGLATLKRASFAKSVIGTPEFMAPEMYEEKYDESVDVYAFGMCMLEMATSEYPYSECQNAAQIYRRVTSGVKPGSFDKVAIPEVKEIIEGCIRQNKDERYSIKDLLNHAFFQEDTGVRVELAEEDDGEMEAIKLWLRIEDVKKLKGKYKDNEAIEFSFDLNKDVPEVVAQEMVESGYVFEGDHKTIAKAIKDRVSLISRKRAQRQQVREDQQKRILEEEQQSQIPPAQPTGQLTSTEVPHPQPIPQPIPQSTYVPPQPTQHSPQISAQPASQQSLPSANYNTPQSTQLTGMPQGVPYVPHSTGQVPASVQGQSVAPVQPESEEPETDQPHHTGAPSPTSTHIGDRLPGSSILHETQPPQTGIPFNPSPSQHHQPPVSGPLSQNDQTQQQQLSVVQPQIQAVQLEVVPVAPSGQSVPAAPPQIPPQQVKMPPSSQPSPPQQQQHPESSNSPQNIILPQSAALQAPVSVSQSSSAEQPAGSSAVVHPFVESCLSDAASGLSDGNDGSSTSGGRHEGRSLKRHQRRSVRSRSRHDKTARAKLNVLSISNVGDRVAECQLETHNRKMVTFKFDLDGDNPEEIAQIMVESEFILESERDSFIEQVREVIEMADEKGEGMKEGFPQISNQQQQTELSVPMLPGISPNTTAQVVHSAGRRFIVSPVPESRLREQFFGATSANTSFGDEFPAPMALGLSLSAPSGTLQQAFNKVKQERLERGNTIDPPAAEQQPETKPSNEAALEPNSNSVPPPQEAAASTASSTFPAASLLPSSTGRVSPSPVSTQSQTPAPVINDTSPSPQSLGESAPAQLLPAANIPPSSSTLSPPSVPTSVPSVPVPQSSSGSVSASSVAANSPSSTGTVPASEQQMNSSIHAPQTTTPQGQPVPPPSQSQVQPQPTETEGAELQNKTGGDDIQALDKKLRSLFKDQSSASMDPSQTTGTSSPPTGTCSPPPGAALLPPSNLPLSSGVQGVLGPSTTPGGHAQTPPTKPRAQTLPSGFDQAATPPSDLVPPFPGPNQVQPLGNLDAELRRALSPETVQGGNRVQAPAAGFTLGRFQVSVATDGASHRAPGPSSLVSSSSLTPSSTSSSSSSTSSSEPSSPENTLHRSSSLSKEVCETDAVNRAPTVTDGPPNQSTTIGRFQVSTSSNATSEPTADSKVGRFSVTVTPAPPAGSSPPHGSSVQNGPSSSPSDAHNTHPHYSSDNDDDSENEDEALQKEISRLREKHMMEIQALQTRQKEEIESLFSKMGKPPPPSVIAPAVAMAGGRRRRKSHKSARSSGQPSPNHSGSPISAQSLYGSQSSAKHTSPSASMASQEAGIRSTMQSLRSSPSMPSLSSCSTVSSETGSTNGSNHCQNHSTSLTQASGPTPSVSHTQKGKGTFTDDLHQLVDNWARDAKSLSQVKRCPRTGAQSTLGHEIIPPANMGRKFSAPGYLCPTLPTPSNTTSTTSSTSHHQNPANPAVAVGPRKGSLGPVSQSFGYTSTPYSGSQWAGPTSTGQVSMHNPPQPLTQYQPPTTAPVSMHQSYHIGATPAPQKSVAPGGSNLRPT; this is encoded by the exons ATGTCGGTGAAGCCAGACGACAAAATGGTGAAGTTCCTGGCTCCCCCGCAGAAGAGTGGAAATGGCCCCAGTTCTGGTTCAGATTCGATGGTGAGTGAATGCCGGCCGACAGAAGTGAGACGCCGGCATCACACCATGGAGCGTGACCGATGTAACCCCGAACACCGCTTCCTACGCCGCAGTGTCATCAGTGATTCCAATGCAACAGCATTGGCCCTACCTTTACCCAGCAAGATCCCCATCCCTGCACCTCAAAGGGTTCAGTTACGGGAAGCGGTCCCCCAACGGCAACAAGCGACTGTCTCCTCTCATTTGCCTAGGGCTGAACCAAGTTCAGCTCATAACGAGGTGTCTGCTGTTGGTGGAGGAGGACAAGAAGGAAAAGATATAAAAATAGCCAAGGTGAACGTAGTGCCTTCAGAGCAGGAGCCTGCCATTGTACAAGATATCTGCGATGGAGAGGTTGTAGTATCAGCCCACTCTTCCCCACGTTTGGGAACAGAAGTGCAGAGTCAAACTGAACCTGAAAGCACCGCTGAGGTGAAGGAACATCATGGAGAagaaggggaggaagaagaTAAGTCCGCCAAGGCACGTGCAGAGGCAGAACAGAGAGAAGCGGAGAAAAGGGTTCAGGACGATATTGAGGAGGCagaaaccaaagcagtgggaaCATCACCAGATGGACGTTTCTTAAAGTTCGATATAGAAATTGGACGTGGCTCCTTCAAGACGGTCTACAAAGGCTTGGACACTGAGACCACAGTGGAAGTAGCTTGGTGTGAGCTTCAG GATCGTAAGCtatcaaagacagagaggcagCGCTTTAAGGAGGAAGCAGGGATGTTAAACGGACTACAGCATCCCAACATTGTGCGCTTTTACGACTCCTGGGAGGGACCGTCCAAAGGCAGGAAGTGCATTGTACTGGTCACTGAGCTCATGACTTCTGGCACTCTAAAAAC ATATCTCAAGCGGTTCAAGGTGATGAAAATTAAAGTGCTGCGTAGCTGGTGTAGACAAATCCTCAAGGGACTTCACTTCCTTCATACACGAGCTCCCCCCATAATCCACAGGGACCTTAAGTGCGACAACATTTTCATCACAGGGCCGACAGGATCCGTCAAGATTGGAGACTTGGGACTTGCCACCCTAAAGCGTGCATCATTTGCCAAGAGTGTAATAG GTACCCCTGAGTTCATGGCGCCTGAGATGTATGAGGAGAAGTACGACGAGTCAGTGGATGTGTATGCCTTTGGAATGTGCATGCTGGAGATGGCCACCTCAGAGTACCCTTACTCAGAGTGCCAGAATGCTGCACAGATCTACCGCAGAGTTACCAGT GGTGTGAAGCCGGGCAGCTTCGACAAGGTGGCCATTCCTGAAGTGAAGGAGATCATCGAGGGATGTATTCGCCAGAACAAGGATGAGAG GTACTCGATTAAGGACCTTCTGAACCACGCCTTCTTCCAGGAGGACACAGGGGTGCGTGTGGAGTTGGCAGAAGAGGATGATGGAGAGATGGAAGCTATCAAGCTGTGGCTGAGAATTGAGGATGTAAAGAAACTGAAGGGAAAATACAAAGACAACGAAGCTATTGAGTTTTCTTTTGACCTCAACAAAGACGTCCCAGAAGTTGTGGCTCAGGAAATG GTGGAGTCTGGTTATGTGTTTGAAGGTGACCACAAGACCATTGCAAAGGCCATCAAGGACAGGGTGTCTCTTATCAGTCGCAAGAGAGCACAGCGACAGCAG GTGAGAGAAGATCAGCAGAAGAGAATTCTGGAGGAGGAACAGCAGAGTCAGATTCCACCTGCACAGCCAACAGGCCAGCTGACGAGCACAGAGGTGCCCCACCCCCAGCCCATTCCCCAGCCCATTCCACAGTCTACTTATGTTCCCCCACAACCAACCCAACACAGCCCACAGATATCTGCCCAACCTGCATCTCAGCAAAGCCTTCCGAGCGCAAACTACAACACTCCGCAATCGACCCAACTGACTGGCATGCCACAGGGGGTCCCTTATGTCCCCCACTCAACGGGGCAAGTTCCAGCTTCAGTTCAGGGTCAGAGTGTGGCCCCTGTACAGCCAGAGTCAGAGGAGCCTGAGACTGACCAACCTCACCACACTGGAG ctCCCTCTCCTACATCAACTCACATAGGAGACAGACTGCCTGGTTCCTCCATCCTTCATGAAACCCAGCCTCCTCAGACTGGAATACCGTTTAACCCCTCTCCAAGTCAACACCATCAGCCCCCGGTGTCCGGCCCCCTGTCACAAAATGACCAAACGCAACAGCAGCAGTTGTCAGTG GTTCAACCACAGATACAAGCTGTACAACTTGAAGTTGTTCCAGTTGCACCCAGTGGCCAGTCTGTTCCAGCAGCCCCACCACAG ATTCCCCCCCAGCAAGTGAAAAtgcccccctcctctcagccGTCTCCACCCCAACAGCAGCAACATCCAGAGAGCAGCAATTCTCCCCAGAACATCATTCTACCACAGTCTGCAGCactacag GCCCCTGTAAGTGTTTCTCAGTCTTCATCAGCCGAGCAGCCAGCAGGATCCTCGGCTGTTGTGCATCCATTTGTAGAGAG CTGCCTGTCAGATGCAGCTTCAGGTCTAAGCGACGGTAACGATGGAAGCTCCACATCGGGTGGTCGCCACGAGGGGCGCTCGCTGAAGCGTCACCAGAGGCGATCTGTACGCAGCCGCTCCCGCCACGACAAGACTGCAAGAGCCAAGCTGAACGTTCTCAGT ATCTCTAATGTGGGGGACAGAGTGGCTGAGTGCCAGCTAGAAACGCACAACAGGAAGATGGTGACCTTCAAATTTGACCTTGATGGGGATAATCCAGAGGAGATCGCACAGATCATG GTGGAGAGTGAGTTCATCTTGGAGAGTGAGCGAGATTCCTTCATCGAGCAGGTCCGGGAAGTCATAGAAATGGCTGATGAGAAAGGAGAGGGCATGAAGGAAGGCTTTCCACAG ATAAGTAATCAACAACAGCAGACTGAGCTTTCTGTTCCCATGCTGCCAG gCATTTCCCCCAATACCACAGCCCAGGTGGTGCATTCAGCAGGACGGAGATTCATAGTCAGCCCAGTGCCAGAGTCTCGTCTTAGAGAGCAGTTCTTTGGAGCTACTTCTGCTAATACCTCCTTTGGAGATGAATTTCCAG CTCCTATGGCATTGGGcctttctctgtctgctccttCTGGGACTCTGCAGCAGGCTTTCAATAAAGTAAAGCAGGAACGTTTAGAGAGAGGTAACACCATCGATCCTCCAGCTGCTGAGCAACAACCAGAAACTAAACCGTCCAACGAGGCTGCACTCGAACCAAACTCGAACAGTGTTCCGCCTCCTCAAGAAGCCGCAGCCTCTACAGCTAGCTCTACATTTCCTGCTGCGTCCTTGTTGCCTTCCTCAACTGGGAGAGTTTCCCCTTCGCCTGTCTCCACTCAGTCCCAAACTCCAGCCCCCGTCATCAATGATACCAGTCCCTCTCCCCAATCTCTCGGTGAATCGGCCCCCGCACAACTTCTACCAGCCGCCAACATCCCTCCCTCATCCTCCACTCTTTCTCCTCCATCCGTGCCGACCTCCGTCCCCTCCGTCCCTGTGCCTCAATCGAGCAGCGGTTCTGTCTCCGCCTCTTCTGTTGCTGCTAATTCACCCAGCAGTACAGGCACTGTCCCCGCTTCAGAGCAGCAGATGaattcatccatccatgcaCCTCAGACCACGACCCCCCAGGGTCAGCCTGTTCCTCCTCCCAGTCAGAGTCAGGTCCAGCCACAGCCGACAGAGACAGAAGGGGCTGAGCTCCAGAATAAGACTGGCGGGGATGACATCCAAGCTCTCGATAAGAAGCTACGGTCCCTCTTTAAGGACCAGAGCTCTGCATCCATGGACCCCAGTCAGACCACAggcacctcctctcctcccactgGTACTTGTTCACCCCCACCTGGAGCCGCTCTGCTGCCTCCATCTAACCTCCCCCTCTCGTCTGGGGTGCAGGGTGTCCTTGGCCCCTCCACCACCCCGGGCGGACATGCTCAGACACCTCCAACTAAGCCCAGGGCACAG aCTTTACCTTCTGGTTTTGATCAAGCTGCTACACCTCCCTCCGACCTTGTACCCCCATTTCCTGGACCAAATCAG GTACAACCCCTGGGCAATTTGGATGCCGAATTGAGGAGAGCTTTGAGCCCTGAGACTGTTCAGGGAGGCAACAGAGTCCAAGCCCCGGCTGCAGGTTTCACTCTTGGACGTTTCCAG GTGTCTGTTGCTACTGATGGTGCATCGCACAGAGCACCAGGTCCCTCCAGCCTCGTTTCCTCGTCTTCACTGACACCGTCCTcgacctcctcatcctcttcttctacGTCGTCGTCCGAACCCTCAAGTCCAGAAAACACCCTCCACCGGTCATCCTCTCTGTCCAAAGAGGTTTGTGAAACTGACGCTGTAAACCGAGCCCCGACTGTCACTGATGGTCCCCCCAATCAGTCCACCACTATTGGGCGCTTCCAAGTCTCCACGAGCAGCAACGCTACATCTGAACCAACTGCTGACTCAAAAGTGGGACGTTTTTCCGTCACAG TGACTCCAGCTCCACCTGCAGGCTCCAGTCCACCACATGGCTCCAGTGTGCAGAACGGACCCTCCTCTTCACCCTCTGATGCTCATAACACACACCCCCATTACAGCAGCGACAATGACGATGACTCTGAGAACGAGGACGAAGCTTTGCAGAAAGAAATCAGCCGTCTCAGAGAAAA GCATATGATGGAGATCCAGGCCTTGCAGACTCGTCAGAAAGAGGAGATTGAATCCTTGTTCAGTAAGATGGGAAAACCTCCTCCGCCTTCTGTCATCGCACCCGCTGTTGCGATGGCTGGAGGTCGTCGTAGGCGCAAAAGCCACAAGTCGGCACGCAGCAGTGGACAGCCTAGCCCCAATCATTCAG GGTCCCCCATCTCAGCTCAGAGTCTTTACGGGTCACAGTCCTCTGCAAAGCATACTTCCCCCTCAGCATCAATGGCCTCGCAAGAAGCAGGTATCCGGTCTACCATGCAGTCGCTCAGATCCTCTCCATCTATGCCTAGCCTCAGTAGTTGCTCAACAG TATCAAGTGAGACCGGCTCCACAAACGGTTCAAACCACTGTCAGAACCACTCCACCTCCCTGACCCAGGCGAGTGGACCTactccctctgtctctcacacccAGAAGGGGAAGGGTACTTTCACCGATGACCTGCACCAGCTGGTAGACAACTGGGCCCGGGACGCCAAGAGCCTCTCCCAGGTCAAGAGATGTCCTCGAACCGGGGCTCAGTCTACACTGGGACACGAG aTAATCCCTCCTGCAAACATGGGCCGCAAATTCTCCGCTCCAGGGTACCTCTGCCCAACTCTTCCCACACCTTCCAACACGACATCCACCACCAGCAGCACTTCTCACCACCAGAATCCGGCCAACCCCGCTGTCGCTGTGGGGCCTCGTAAAGGCTCTTTGGGCCCTGTATCCCAGAGCTTTGGATACACCTCGACCCCTTACAGCGGCTCTCAGTGGGCAGGACCCACAAGCACAGGCCAAGTCAGCATGCATAACCCCCCGCAGCCACTGACGCAGTACCAGCCGCCCACGACGGCCCCGGTGTCCATGCACCAAAGCTACCACATCGGAGCCACACCAGCCCCTCAGAAATCAGTCGCCCCAGGAGGGTCCAACTTGAGGCCGACATAG